A single region of the Salvelinus sp. IW2-2015 unplaced genomic scaffold, ASM291031v2 Un_scaffold1928, whole genome shotgun sequence genome encodes:
- the ebp gene encoding 3-beta-hydroxysteroid-Delta(8),Delta(7)-isomerase isoform X1 encodes MFTPDWSRNKMAKSPVRAAGVPHPYWPRDLSIPGYVANDRSMHEILSFLFSVSGLFLLSTWVLTGRKWARDGRGQEFGVGRRLAICWFAVCAFIHGVIEGWFSLYYDIIPSDQSFLSQLWKEYSKGDSRYVIADNFTVCMETVTAWFWGPLSLWTLFAFLANKPCRFVLQLIVSLGQLYGAVLYFYTEHRDGYSHSQMGHPLYFWFYFVFMNVLWIIIPLVLILDAWRHLQQAQTHTDLAQKEKTN; translated from the exons ATGGCGAAAAGCCCCGTCCGAGCTGCTGGCGTCCCCCACCCCTATTGGCCGCGGGACCTGTCCATCCCAGGCTACGTGGCGAACGATAGATCAATGCATGAGATCCTGtccttcctcttctctgtgtCGGGTCTCTTCCTGCTGTCCACCTGGGTCCTGACGGGCCGGAAGTGGGCCAGGGATGGCCGTGGTCAGGAGTTTGGGGTGGGCAGGCGGCTGGCTATCTGCTGGTTTGCTGTCTGTGCATTCATCCACGGGGTCATTGAGGGATGGTTCTCTCTGTACTATGACATCATCCCCTCAGACCAGAGCTTCCTGTCTCAGCTGT GGAAGGAGTATTCCAAAGGAGACAGCCGATATGTCAT AGCTGATAACTTCACGGTGTGTATGGAGACAGTAACAGCCTGGTTCTGGGGTCCATTGAGTTTGTGGACGTTGTTTGCCTTCCTGGCCAACAAACCATGCCGCTTTGTCCTGCAACTCATTGTCTCTCTTG GTCAGCTGTATGGGGCGGTGCTGTATTTCTACACTGAGCACCGTGATGGTTACAGCCACAGTCAGATGGGTCATCCTCTGTACTTTTGGTTCTATTTTGTCTTCATGAACGTCCTCTGGATCATCATTCCTCTGGTCCTCATACTGGATGCATGGAGACACCTGCAGCAGGCCCAGACACACACTGACCTCGCCCAGAAGGAGAAGACCAACTGA
- the ebp gene encoding 3-beta-hydroxysteroid-Delta(8),Delta(7)-isomerase isoform X2 — MAKSPVRAAGVPHPYWPRDLSIPGYVANDRSMHEILSFLFSVSGLFLLSTWVLTGRKWARDGRGQEFGVGRRLAICWFAVCAFIHGVIEGWFSLYYDIIPSDQSFLSQLWKEYSKGDSRYVIADNFTVCMETVTAWFWGPLSLWTLFAFLANKPCRFVLQLIVSLGQLYGAVLYFYTEHRDGYSHSQMGHPLYFWFYFVFMNVLWIIIPLVLILDAWRHLQQAQTHTDLAQKEKTN, encoded by the exons ATGGCGAAAAGCCCCGTCCGAGCTGCTGGCGTCCCCCACCCCTATTGGCCGCGGGACCTGTCCATCCCAGGCTACGTGGCGAACGATAGATCAATGCATGAGATCCTGtccttcctcttctctgtgtCGGGTCTCTTCCTGCTGTCCACCTGGGTCCTGACGGGCCGGAAGTGGGCCAGGGATGGCCGTGGTCAGGAGTTTGGGGTGGGCAGGCGGCTGGCTATCTGCTGGTTTGCTGTCTGTGCATTCATCCACGGGGTCATTGAGGGATGGTTCTCTCTGTACTATGACATCATCCCCTCAGACCAGAGCTTCCTGTCTCAGCTGT GGAAGGAGTATTCCAAAGGAGACAGCCGATATGTCAT AGCTGATAACTTCACGGTGTGTATGGAGACAGTAACAGCCTGGTTCTGGGGTCCATTGAGTTTGTGGACGTTGTTTGCCTTCCTGGCCAACAAACCATGCCGCTTTGTCCTGCAACTCATTGTCTCTCTTG GTCAGCTGTATGGGGCGGTGCTGTATTTCTACACTGAGCACCGTGATGGTTACAGCCACAGTCAGATGGGTCATCCTCTGTACTTTTGGTTCTATTTTGTCTTCATGAACGTCCTCTGGATCATCATTCCTCTGGTCCTCATACTGGATGCATGGAGACACCTGCAGCAGGCCCAGACACACACTGACCTCGCCCAGAAGGAGAAGACCAACTGA